A region from the Campylobacter blaseri genome encodes:
- a CDS encoding DNA-directed RNA polymerase subunit omega encodes MKRPEEIMAKALKTVGGDRYKLSLMVAKRANQLHAGTEPLIKDYDLRNMKLTDIALLEIAEGKVVLDGFTQKD; translated from the coding sequence ATGAAAAGACCTGAGGAAATTATGGCAAAAGCTTTAAAAACAGTGGGTGGTGATAGATATAAGCTATCATTAATGGTTGCAAAAAGAGCAAACCAATTACACGCTGGAACTGAGCCACTGATTAAAGATTATGATTTAAGGAATATGAAGCTTACAGATATAGCATTGCTTGAGATAGCAGAAGGAAAAGTAGTATTGGATGGATTTACTCAAAAAGATTAA
- the pyrH gene encoding UMP kinase produces MEKRKRILVKFSGEALAGENGFGIDSSVLKFIADEIAKIVKNNIELGIVIGGGNIVRGVSAAAGGIIKRTSGDHMGMLATVINAIAMREALGSVGLDVRVQSAIKMEAICETFIVGRAQRHLEKGRIVIFAAGTGNPFFTTDTAATLRAIEIDADMIIKATKVNGVYDKDPNRFVDAKLISNLTYDDALKDDIKVMDDTAIALAKDNSLPIAVCNMFESGRLLKIAQDDFSNCSVVKN; encoded by the coding sequence ATGGAAAAAAGAAAGAGAATTTTAGTAAAGTTTTCTGGTGAAGCACTTGCTGGTGAAAATGGTTTTGGTATTGATAGCTCTGTTTTAAAATTTATAGCAGATGAGATCGCTAAAATTGTTAAAAATAATATTGAACTTGGTATTGTTATTGGCGGTGGAAATATAGTTAGAGGAGTAAGTGCTGCAGCCGGTGGAATTATAAAAAGAACAAGTGGTGATCATATGGGAATGCTTGCTACTGTAATTAATGCTATAGCTATGAGAGAAGCACTTGGTAGTGTCGGACTCGATGTTAGAGTTCAAAGTGCTATAAAAATGGAGGCAATATGTGAAACTTTTATAGTAGGAAGAGCTCAAAGGCATTTAGAAAAAGGCAGAATTGTTATTTTTGCAGCAGGAACTGGAAATCCGTTTTTTACAACAGATACGGCTGCAACACTAAGGGCCATTGAGATAGATGCAGATATGATAATTAAAGCAACAAAAGTAAATGGTGTATATGATAAGGATCCTAATAGGTTTGTTGACGCTAAATTGATTTCTAACTTAACATATGATGACGCTTTAAAAGATGATATAAAAGTTATGGATGATACAGCTATCGCATTAGCAAAAGATAACTCACTTCCTATTGCTGTTTGCAATATGTTTGAAAGTGGAAGATTGTTAAAAATTGCACAAGATGACTTTAGTAACTGTTCTGTTGTAAAAAATTAA
- a CDS encoding murein hydrolase activator EnvC family protein, with translation MRFFLILLCVNLSFIYAKTTEDKIKSTYVEIRQSKTQSQTLSKKIDDLGNAIVNETKELEKTNKEIDEITGLVVNLSQKYKDEEVTLSRLKVENKKLLKDQNKLEEKIAVLIANDFAFSLLQKDDLKTTESIVSNEVFNSLNEILQEELKGFLKNYQKAEEEIEKKSMQIDSIEKNIKEYNDKKLELSQAKTKQERLVANLNKNKEAYIVRLEKLHKDTEELRNTLKKLKIIDREEKAKAAKKVKEEKLAKEDTSKTPIKDKRIKDIDQKVKQYGSSYQASKVKKYAGKKTISPLKSAYIKRKFGNYTDPIYGIKLFNESIVLGSKEKNAQVYSVLPGKVIFAKETPILDKVIIMENVGGIHTIYAHLSQIAPTIKVGSTVKKGYAIGRVEEDLTFEVTEKNYHINPLDLIILK, from the coding sequence ATGAGATTTTTTTTAATTCTTCTTTGTGTAAATTTATCGTTTATATATGCCAAAACAACAGAAGATAAAATTAAAAGCACCTATGTTGAGATTAGACAGTCAAAGACACAAAGTCAAACATTGTCCAAAAAGATAGACGATCTTGGCAATGCTATAGTAAATGAGACAAAAGAGCTAGAAAAAACCAATAAAGAGATAGATGAAATTACGGGCCTGGTGGTAAATTTATCTCAAAAGTATAAAGATGAAGAGGTGACTTTAAGTAGATTAAAGGTTGAAAATAAAAAACTTCTGAAAGATCAAAATAAACTTGAAGAAAAAATAGCAGTATTAATAGCTAACGATTTTGCTTTTAGTTTATTGCAAAAAGATGATTTAAAAACTACTGAAAGTATAGTTTCTAATGAAGTTTTTAATAGCTTAAATGAGATACTGCAAGAAGAGCTAAAAGGATTTCTAAAAAATTATCAAAAAGCAGAAGAAGAAATAGAAAAAAAGTCAATGCAGATAGATAGCATAGAAAAAAATATAAAAGAGTATAATGATAAAAAATTAGAATTATCACAAGCTAAAACTAAGCAAGAAAGATTGGTAGCAAATTTAAATAAAAATAAAGAGGCATATATAGTTAGACTGGAAAAATTACACAAGGACACAGAAGAGCTTAGGAATACTTTAAAAAAATTAAAAATAATAGATAGAGAAGAAAAAGCAAAAGCAGCAAAAAAGGTTAAAGAAGAAAAACTAGCTAAAGAGGATACTTCTAAGACACCTATAAAAGATAAAAGAATTAAAGATATAGATCAAAAAGTAAAACAATATGGATCAAGCTATCAAGCCAGTAAGGTTAAAAAATATGCAGGTAAAAAAACAATATCACCACTAAAAAGTGCTTACATAAAAAGAAAATTTGGTAACTACACAGATCCTATATATGGCATAAAACTTTTTAATGAGTCTATTGTTTTAGGCTCCAAAGAAAAAAATGCTCAAGTTTATAGTGTTCTTCCTGGTAAAGTTATTTTTGCAAAAGAGACACCTATTTTAGATAAAGTTATTATAATGGAAAATGTTGGAGGAATTCACACTATATATGCACATTTAAGTCAAATAGCCCCTACTATAAAGGTTGGAAGCACTGTAAAAAAAGGATATGCTATTGGTAGAGTGGAAGAGGATTTAACTTTTGAAGTAACTGAAAAAAACTATCATATAAATCCTTTGGATTTAATTATATTGAAGTGA
- a CDS encoding cell division protein FtsX, with amino-acid sequence MKGFKSHLGVVLSLFTLLFSIQFNFFINDAIKKYEQTMVDNYSIVVVSKNALELKDIANEVKEVSTIEEISGDEMILSLKDKISKDSLEQLQKKLPKFYNIKLKFFPNIDEIKTISKNLEKVEGVAKVEIFAKAHDSIYKIMLLLKNIVYIFSILIAVLSFMLVIKQMKIWLFEHSQRVEVMTLFGASFCWKSADLYKMAILDSIIATCMVLLVYVFLAELEYFRNIINIIEFSYTNVVLLDYFVYLLSVALVLSIFSATLVMLDLERKNKI; translated from the coding sequence TTGAAAGGTTTTAAGTCTCATTTAGGTGTTGTTTTATCACTTTTTACCCTGCTGTTTTCTATACAGTTTAATTTTTTTATCAACGATGCTATAAAAAAATATGAACAAACAATGGTTGATAATTATAGTATAGTTGTTGTATCTAAAAATGCTTTAGAGTTAAAAGATATTGCAAATGAGGTAAAAGAAGTTAGCACTATTGAAGAGATTAGTGGCGATGAAATGATACTTAGTTTAAAAGATAAAATTTCAAAAGATAGCCTAGAGCAACTACAAAAAAAGCTTCCAAAATTTTACAATATTAAGTTGAAATTTTTTCCAAATATTGATGAGATTAAAACAATATCTAAAAATTTGGAAAAAGTAGAAGGGGTTGCTAAGGTAGAAATATTTGCAAAAGCCCATGATAGTATTTATAAAATAATGCTTCTATTAAAAAATATTGTTTATATATTTTCTATTCTGATAGCAGTACTTAGTTTTATGCTAGTTATAAAACAGATGAAAATTTGGCTATTTGAACATAGTCAAAGAGTTGAAGTTATGACTCTTTTTGGTGCGTCTTTTTGTTGGAAAAGTGCGGATTTATACAAGATGGCAATTCTAGATAGTATTATAGCTACTTGCATGGTTTTATTGGTCTATGTGTTTTTAGCCGAGCTAGAATATTTTCGAAATATTATAAATATAATTGAGTTTAGCTATACCAATGTGGTTTTGTTGGATTATTTTGTTTACTTGTTATCTGTAGCTTTAGTTCTATCTATTTTTTCTGCTACACTAGTAATGCTTGATTTAGAGAGAAAAAATAAGATATGA
- a CDS encoding cell division ATP-binding protein FtsE, producing the protein MEQIINAKNLTLGYEGEKNPVIKNASFSINKNDFIVITGKSGSGKSTLLKSFYGGIGILNGELDVCFTNLKNINNRNLKELRQKIGIVFQDYKLVNDWTIEKNVMLPLEIDSQSKTICKKRSEHFLKYVKLGHKIGKYPLELSGGEQQRVAVARAIVHEPNLLLCDEPTGNLDEVSSNMVWDFLRAARDSWGTCVVVVTHRAPSTLKFNFRHFEIKERKVVERF; encoded by the coding sequence ATGGAACAAATAATAAATGCAAAAAATTTAACCCTTGGGTATGAAGGTGAAAAAAATCCTGTAATAAAAAATGCTAGTTTTAGCATAAATAAGAATGATTTTATAGTAATTACAGGTAAAAGTGGTAGCGGAAAATCAACTCTTTTAAAATCATTTTATGGAGGTATTGGTATTTTAAATGGTGAATTAGATGTGTGTTTTACCAATTTAAAAAATATAAACAATAGAAACTTAAAAGAGTTAAGGCAAAAAATAGGTATAGTTTTTCAAGACTATAAGCTAGTAAATGATTGGACTATAGAGAAAAACGTTATGCTTCCTTTGGAAATTGATAGTCAAAGTAAAACCATTTGCAAAAAAAGATCAGAACACTTCTTAAAGTATGTTAAACTAGGCCATAAAATAGGCAAGTATCCACTAGAATTAAGCGGTGGTGAGCAACAAAGAGTAGCAGTAGCAAGAGCCATAGTTCATGAGCCAAATCTTTTGCTTTGTGATGAACCTACAGGAAACTTAGATGAAGTTTCAAGCAATATGGTTTGGGACTTTTTAAGAGCAGCTAGGGATTCTTGGGGAACTTGTGTTGTAGTTGTAACACATAGAGCCCCATCGACATTGAAATTTAATTTTAGACATTTTGAGATAAAAGAAAGGAAAGTAGTTGAAAGGTTTTAA
- the trmB gene encoding tRNA (guanosine(46)-N7)-methyltransferase TrmB, whose product MPNFTTRKVKVLSLPFKKDDIEILQIAKGRMLDLVLVKVGDEEFFLTIKPTKDSFLIKGEKITRPSKVGLLQKALELFSVEFCEEILSSAFGYNKNSLIENNSIIKSEKELLEIINGNKKSKICIEIGFGSGRHILYRAKENKDTIFIGIEIYKPAIEQVAKLALKEELNNIYLIDNDARIFLNLIDSNKIEKIYLHFPIPWNDAPHRRVISEEFLMDVQRVLKKDGSFELRSDSREYVDFSILKFLDRNGVEVEIFKNKDLEISSKYEDRWKKQQKDIYDIFVKNKVESLSLKNEYNMDFDTYSPKKIINSFENITKKFDDFFIHIEDMYKFNDNDIVIKFSFGGFNTPENGFIRISKNSAEYFIKKPLMTKRNYKAHCELREILAKWNK is encoded by the coding sequence ATGCCAAATTTCACAACAAGAAAAGTAAAAGTTTTAAGCCTCCCTTTTAAAAAAGATGATATTGAAATTCTTCAAATTGCAAAAGGTAGGATGTTAGATTTAGTTTTGGTAAAAGTTGGTGATGAAGAGTTTTTTTTAACGATAAAACCTACTAAGGATAGCTTTTTAATTAAAGGCGAAAAGATAACTAGACCATCAAAAGTTGGACTTTTACAAAAAGCCTTGGAGCTATTTAGTGTTGAGTTTTGTGAAGAAATACTCAGTAGTGCTTTTGGGTATAATAAAAACTCACTAATAGAAAATAACTCTATCATAAAATCGGAAAAAGAGCTTTTAGAAATTATAAATGGCAATAAAAAGAGCAAAATTTGTATAGAAATAGGTTTTGGTTCTGGAAGACATATTTTATATAGAGCAAAAGAGAACAAAGATACTATTTTTATAGGAATTGAAATTTATAAGCCAGCTATTGAACAGGTTGCTAAACTAGCTCTAAAAGAGGAATTAAACAATATTTATTTAATTGATAATGATGCTAGAATATTTTTAAATTTAATAGACTCAAATAAGATTGAGAAGATCTATTTGCATTTTCCTATTCCTTGGAATGATGCCCCGCACAGAAGAGTTATATCAGAAGAGTTTTTAATGGATGTTCAAAGAGTCCTTAAAAAAGATGGAAGTTTTGAACTTAGAAGTGATAGTAGAGAATATGTTGATTTTTCTATCTTAAAATTTTTAGATAGAAATGGGGTTGAAGTTGAAATTTTCAAAAATAAAGATTTAGAAATTTCAAGTAAATATGAAGATAGATGGAAAAAACAGCAAAAAGATATCTATGATATTTTTGTTAAAAATAAAGTTGAGTCTTTAAGTTTAAAAAATGAGTATAATATGGATTTTGATACCTATAGTCCTAAAAAAATCATTAATAGTTTTGAAAATATAACAAAAAAATTTGATGATTTTTTTATTCATATAGAAGATATGTATAAATTTAATGATAATGATATTGTTATTAAATTTTCTTTTGGAGGGTTTAATACTCCAGAAAATGGCTTTATAAGAATTTCTAAAAATAGTGCAGAATATTTTATAAAAAAACCATTAATGACTAAGAGAAATTATAAAGCGCATTGTGAGTTAAGGGAGATTTTAGCCAAATGGAACAAATAA
- a CDS encoding fibronectin type III domain-containing protein encodes MKRFYQIISLVGLMILIVGCGSPKPSSFVDSNLPVINNIKTISSTRSIGLEWTTVRSSDIEGFYIYRSELNEPMELIYTIKDRFSTHFADKDLKPETTYRYTIKTYSKSAISSDGVVVSAKTAKAIETVSFAKAIYGLPERVKIIWRPHANLKVGSYIIERKSPEATRWSRIAEIKGRLNAEYIDNGVKSGREYNYRILVKTLDGEISAPSSVLSATTKELPDGVVDLRATTNRPKKIILTWDSPLNENFSHYQIYSSIGSFLPFLPLAKVDTNIYEDLINSNGTKRYYKVTFVDKDGLESKAQDEPVLGQTLGEPDAPVLSKPIINNKTIVLNWSAVSSASKYSIYRSSRFEKKNITDIVGTKYIDRDVQKGNKYTYEIYSVDEYGLSSKASNKISVEY; translated from the coding sequence ATGAAAAGATTTTACCAGATAATCTCATTAGTGGGTTTAATGATCTTGATAGTTGGTTGTGGCTCACCTAAACCATCATCTTTTGTAGATTCAAACTTACCAGTTATAAATAATATAAAAACCATAAGCTCAACTAGGTCAATAGGTCTAGAATGGACAACTGTAAGAAGCTCTGATATTGAAGGTTTTTACATATACAGAAGTGAGTTAAATGAACCTATGGAACTTATTTATACTATTAAAGATAGATTTTCAACCCACTTTGCAGACAAAGATTTAAAGCCAGAAACAACATATAGATACACCATAAAAACCTATAGTAAAAGCGCAATTTCTAGTGATGGGGTTGTTGTTAGTGCTAAAACAGCAAAGGCTATAGAGACAGTATCTTTTGCTAAGGCTATATATGGTCTTCCTGAGCGGGTTAAGATAATTTGGAGACCTCATGCAAATTTAAAAGTTGGTTCATATATTATAGAAAGAAAAAGCCCAGAAGCTACTAGATGGTCAAGGATTGCTGAAATAAAAGGAAGACTTAATGCTGAATATATTGATAATGGAGTTAAGAGCGGAAGAGAATACAATTATAGGATATTAGTAAAAACATTAGATGGTGAAATTTCTGCACCAAGTAGCGTTTTATCAGCCACTACAAAAGAACTGCCAGATGGTGTTGTTGATTTAAGAGCTACAACAAATAGGCCTAAAAAGATAATACTTACATGGGATAGCCCTTTAAATGAGAATTTCTCACACTATCAAATTTATAGCTCCATAGGCAGTTTTTTACCTTTTTTACCTTTAGCAAAAGTAGATACAAATATCTATGAGGATTTAATAAACTCAAACGGCACTAAAAGATATTATAAAGTAACATTTGTAGATAAAGACGGGTTAGAAAGTAAAGCACAAGATGAACCAGTTCTTGGGCAGACTTTAGGCGAACCAGATGCACCTGTTTTATCAAAACCTATAATAAATAATAAAACAATTGTATTGAATTGGAGCGCAGTTAGTTCTGCTTCAAAATATTCCATATATAGAAGCAGTAGGTTTGAAAAGAAAAATATAACAGATATAGTTGGCACTAAATATATAGATAGAGATGTTCAAAAAGGGAATAAATATACATACGAAATTTATAGCGTAGATGAATACGGCCTTAGCTCAAAAGCATCTAATAAGATAAGCGTAGAATACTAA
- a CDS encoding RluA family pseudouridine synthase — translation MNLDKAKENAEIVVVDVESRIDQFLSKKLNISRNQITNFIRDKNILVDKKIVDKPSFTLKIGQIVEVNKLNDEDSEFNDFTINFEVEIVYEDDDVLVINKPPNLIVHSAPSVKEATLVDYLKFKDYTLSSINGEIRAGIVHRIDKDTSGIMVVAKNDEAHIRLSNQLKERSMTRLYLAIIDLPLKENLIINRPIGRNPKNRLKKAIIENGRISKSAFLNLYSDENINIISAKLFSGRTHQIRVHLSSINRHILGDNLYGFKSKKDKIKRTMLHAYILQFRHPKTGENMKFTANLWDDFSKILDKSKNKEKIYEKILPDNLISGFNDLDSWLWLT, via the coding sequence ATGAATTTGGATAAGGCAAAAGAAAATGCAGAGATAGTAGTAGTTGATGTAGAGAGTAGGATAGATCAATTTTTATCAAAAAAACTTAATATTTCAAGAAATCAAATTACAAATTTCATAAGAGATAAAAATATTTTAGTGGATAAAAAAATTGTAGATAAGCCATCTTTTACTCTTAAAATAGGACAAATTGTAGAGGTAAATAAACTAAACGATGAAGATAGTGAATTTAATGATTTTACAATAAATTTTGAAGTTGAAATAGTATACGAAGATGATGATGTTTTGGTTATAAATAAACCGCCAAATTTAATTGTACACTCTGCACCTAGTGTGAAAGAGGCCACATTAGTTGATTATTTAAAGTTTAAAGACTATACTCTTTCAAGCATTAATGGAGAAATTAGAGCAGGCATAGTTCATAGAATTGATAAAGATACAAGTGGTATTATGGTTGTAGCTAAAAATGATGAAGCCCATATTCGCTTATCAAATCAGCTAAAAGAAAGAAGTATGACAAGGTTGTATTTGGCTATTATAGATCTTCCGTTAAAAGAGAATTTAATAATCAATCGCCCTATAGGTAGAAATCCTAAAAACCGCCTTAAAAAAGCCATTATAGAAAATGGAAGAATTTCAAAAAGTGCATTTTTAAATTTATATAGTGATGAAAATATTAATATTATATCTGCAAAGCTTTTTAGTGGAAGAACTCATCAAATAAGAGTTCATTTATCAAGCATAAATAGACATATATTAGGAGATAATTTATATGGTTTTAAGAGCAAAAAAGATAAAATCAAGCGAACTATGCTTCATGCATATATATTACAGTTTAGGCATCCTAAAACGGGCGAAAATATGAAATTTACAGCAAACTTATGGGATGATTTTTCTAAAATATTGGATAAAAGTAAAAACAAGGAGAAAATTTATGAAAAGATTTTACCAGATAATCTCATTAGTGGGTTTAATGATCTTGATAGTTGGTTGTGGCTCACCTAA
- a CDS encoding FtsW/RodA/SpoVE family cell cycle protein, with translation MIIFDKRILTHFDFIQPFLILPIIFLSHILISEVSQMLAIKQYVYFGIGFMVFLFFFLLPIRKIDWLIPATYWLNIILLISVEFFGVSKLGAQRWIEIPFVHFTIQPSEIIKPSFLLMLGYIIKKNPPEEDGYNLKEFIKISFFIFLPFFLILKEPDLGTALILLLTGYGVLFIIGVNKKIWLSIALVLGISSPILYQSLHDYQKKRITDFISEEPSYHVKQSIIAIGNGGMSGKPKDEATQTHFKFLPIATSDFIFAYNGERFGFIGNLFLISMYFLLISHLLSLNHKLKDDFLARVITNGIAIMMFIYISVNISMTIGFAPVVGIPLPFFSYGGSSFITFMCFFGILQNLLAFRFDKEYRLLKINI, from the coding sequence TTGATAATTTTCGATAAGCGTATTTTAACACATTTTGATTTCATTCAGCCTTTTTTAATACTTCCAATAATTTTTCTATCTCATATATTGATATCAGAAGTAAGCCAAATGCTAGCTATAAAACAATATGTCTATTTTGGGATAGGATTTATGGTATTTTTATTTTTTTTCCTACTTCCTATAAGAAAAATTGACTGGCTTATTCCTGCTACATATTGGCTTAATATAATTTTATTAATAAGTGTTGAATTTTTTGGTGTTAGTAAACTAGGGGCTCAAAGATGGATAGAAATTCCTTTTGTGCATTTTACAATCCAACCAAGTGAAATAATAAAACCCTCTTTTTTGCTTATGCTTGGATATATTATAAAGAAAAATCCACCAGAAGAAGATGGTTATAATTTAAAAGAATTTATAAAGATAAGTTTTTTTATATTTTTGCCATTTTTTTTAATACTAAAAGAACCAGATCTTGGAACTGCTTTAATTTTACTACTAACAGGATATGGAGTTTTGTTTATAATAGGAGTAAATAAAAAAATATGGTTATCCATTGCTCTAGTATTAGGAATTTCATCTCCTATTTTATATCAAAGCCTTCATGATTATCAAAAAAAACGCATTACTGATTTTATATCAGAAGAACCAAGCTACCATGTAAAACAATCAATAATCGCTATAGGAAATGGCGGAATGAGCGGAAAACCTAAAGATGAAGCAACTCAAACTCATTTCAAATTCCTCCCAATCGCTACTAGTGATTTTATATTTGCATACAATGGAGAGAGATTTGGATTTATTGGTAATCTTTTTTTAATAAGCATGTATTTTCTCTTAATATCTCACCTACTATCTTTAAACCACAAATTAAAAGATGACTTTTTAGCAAGAGTTATCACAAATGGAATTGCCATTATGATGTTTATATATATATCCGTCAACATCTCCATGACCATAGGTTTTGCGCCTGTGGTTGGTATACCTCTACCCTTTTTTAGTTATGGTGGTAGTAGCTTTATCACCTTTATGTGTTTTTTTGGAATACTCCAGAATTTATTAGCATTTAGGTTTGATAAAGAGTATAGACTCTTAAAAATTAATATATAG
- a CDS encoding ComEA family DNA-binding protein, with product MKKLLLTLLLSFTFLFSAININTASKEELMSIKGVGEKTAEYIIDYRKDKKFEKIEDIKNIKGIGDKKFEVIKDDITISGKTITKNKDNNKDSSNKR from the coding sequence ATGAAAAAACTACTTTTAACACTACTACTTAGCTTTACATTCTTATTTAGTGCAATAAACATTAATACTGCTTCAAAAGAGGAACTTATGAGCATTAAAGGTGTTGGTGAAAAGACAGCAGAGTATATAATAGATTATAGAAAAGATAAGAAATTTGAAAAGATAGAGGATATTAAAAATATAAAGGGAATAGGTGATAAGAAATTTGAAGTTATTAAAGATGATATAACTATATCAGGTAAAACAATAACAAAAAACAAAGATAACAATAAAGATAGTAGTAATAAAAGATAG
- a CDS encoding ankyrin repeat domain-containing protein has product MKQILTLIFVLFIFTNLTFANDVNKSLNNEQTLLDKNQNLINKKIQLMDNFFLAIQNLDKKEVQSFLLKDKKIINTQHNGFRAVDVCLFNDNFDIEMLKLLLAHKPQLDYLIPSFKNMSPLQMIATADNLKDGILLAKLLVDSGANVDFKDSNGDGSSSALIFSYISDNYEFFKFLIEKGANLKLTNENNKDIIDYMLSNYLNEIIKYHPNIKLSFENKIPQDIFQITTKDSYRLISDANLKYLKTIFRTKSLQDLNQNIIATLAKYYALTNEISGLELLLKQGLCDNNKLCYKLNQIAILNSNVAVINLLNKRIN; this is encoded by the coding sequence ATGAAACAAATTTTAACTTTAATTTTTGTATTATTTATATTTACAAATTTAACTTTTGCAAATGATGTAAATAAAAGCTTAAATAATGAGCAAACTTTACTTGATAAAAACCAGAATTTAATAAATAAAAAAATACAACTTATGGATAATTTTTTTCTTGCAATCCAAAATTTAGACAAGAAAGAAGTACAAAGTTTTCTTTTAAAAGATAAAAAAATAATCAATACCCAGCATAATGGCTTTCGTGCCGTAGATGTTTGCCTTTTTAATGACAATTTTGACATAGAAATGCTTAAATTGCTACTAGCACATAAGCCACAGTTAGATTATTTAATTCCATCATTTAAGAATATGTCACCTTTGCAAATGATAGCAACAGCAGACAATTTAAAAGATGGAATACTTCTTGCAAAACTTCTTGTAGATAGTGGGGCAAATGTAGATTTTAAAGATAGTAATGGAGATGGTTCTAGTTCTGCTTTGATATTTAGCTATATATCAGATAATTATGAATTTTTTAAATTTTTAATTGAAAAAGGTGCAAACTTAAAATTAACAAATGAAAACAATAAAGATATTATTGATTATATGCTAAGTAATTATTTAAATGAAATTATAAAATATCATCCAAATATAAAACTATCATTTGAAAATAAAATTCCACAAGATATTTTTCAAATTACCACTAAAGATAGTTATAGATTAATAAGTGATGCAAATTTAAAGTATTTAAAAACTATTTTTCGAACAAAATCTTTACAAGATTTAAATCAAAACATTATTGCAACACTAGCAAAATATTACGCTTTAACAAATGAAATATCTGGATTAGAACTATTGTTAAAACAGGGTTTGTGCGATAATAATAAATTATGCTATAAATTAAATCAAATAGCCATATTAAATAGCAATGTGGCAGTTATAAATTTATTAAATAAAAGGATTAATTAA